Within Oceanicoccus sp. KOV_DT_Chl, the genomic segment TCAGCAATTTCAAATGCACTCCCTATCATCATCAAAACCGCACTAAAATATAGCAATTCAGGCGCGTACAATATTTGCTGGAGATGCTCCCAATAGTAGTAAACAGCCCAAATCAGAATTAATGGCGATAATAATGTGAAAGCATGCGCGCCCAAAACCCAAATAGCCGTAGCTAATGGCAAATCAATTTGTCTGGCCATTAGCTGCCATGGCTTTATTATTTTTATGGAAGTTTCCATAGCCCTTATTATTTCAGCCTATATTTATAGTATTTTTTAATAGCCACCGAATTCAAAAGCAAACAACTACCCACTGAAGACGGGGCTGTATTAAGTATTAAAAACAATCATATCAAAACTCTATGTAAAGTGATTTTAAGATTGCCAATGCCGAAATACCGTCTATTAGACTCTAGCGGTGATGGGCTTATAACCCAAGCACAAGCCAATCAACCAGCTGGCTCCTTATCATTCAACATTGCAGGTGGCCTCAAGCGCCTAACTAGTAAAGACAATTATTTGATAATTAGAAAAAGAAGGGGGGGGGGGGAATGGGGAGAGAAGCCAATAAGGAAAGAAGCCCCCTTATTGGCTTGGGCTTACAATTTACTAAGCTAGCGCAAAATATAAAATTGCTGCAGTGATAACAAAAGCACCTATAGCTAACACCCAGGTAGGCATGCCAGAAGATTTTTCTTTATCTGTATCAGTCACAACCTTTTTCATCGGCCCGGTATTCTCTTCACTGCTTAACTTAAACAGAAACTCTACCTGACCAAAGCGCACCTTATCACCAGAACTTAGATAACTGGTGAGTCCTTTATTGTCATTAACATAAGTACCATTGGCCGACATTAAATCGATCAACTTCCAACGTTTACCCTCATGAATCAACTGCGCATGGTTGGTTGAAACACTGCCATCATCAATTTGTATTTCACAGCTATCGGCCCGACCAATTTCCCATTTTGTCAATTTATCGCGCGTATTGAATTTAAAAACCTTACCTTTAAGGTCGCCACCCAGACAAACAAGCACAGGCACATCGACATCAATATCATCAACAACCTCATCGCCAGTATCAGCCGCTGTATTTTTTCTCATCATGTCCACAGACATGACTTGAGTACCTTCAGTTGATTGATTTGTATCCAAAGCCCAGCTTTTAGGTGGCGTAAATACCTGTGTTTTAGCCTCCAACACTTCTTCGTTGGACGTCACGTCACCCGAAATGGTGGCATCAGTATCATCAATACCGCCAATCACCGACACTTCATAAGCAAAACTATCAAACTTAATAATGTCGCCATTTTTAGCTAATACCGGCCCATCTACTTTAGTATCATTTACATAAGTACCATTAGTAGAACCCAAATCTTCAACCAATACCGCACCATCGCCAGCCGAAAGTCGGGCATGCTTACGAGAAAGTCGATCCTGATCAATCACCAGATCACTGGCAGAGCCTCGACCGACTATCACTTCACCGTTAACTTCAAAGGGTTCATCACCACCCAAAGACTTAAGCATGATGCCACTGGCTTGAGAAGTCTCACTTGATGTCATTGCTTCGCACCTATTTTTCAATCTTAAAATTTACCGGACAGATCAGGTGTAATACTACACCCCTTTGCCCTACGTTTTGATCGGTAATTTACCGCTACCGCACTAATACCAGCACCAGTGCAAAAACAACTGCTGCAACGATGCCACCAACTATAGGGAGCCACGTTTTTTTAGCCTGTTCAGTCGATAACGACTGCTGCAACCCCTGTAAGGGACTAGCGGCCTTACGACTTTGCGGGTCGATATCAACTACAATCACACTGATATTATCCCTACCACCCTTCTCCAACGCCTCATTAATCAAACGCTGGGTAACAGTTTCGCTATTATCAGGCGAACGTAATAATGTACAAATCTCTTCATCAGTGAGCTCATCATTTAAGCCATCACTGCATAACAAATAGCGATCACCAGAACGAGCATCGCCTTTGATTGAATCAGGATTAGGTTCTCCGACACCAATACTTTGGGTAATCACATTGCGTTTAGGATGTTTACGCGCTTCCTCTACGGTAATGCCATTATCTTTTAACCATTCCAAATACGAATGATCTCTGGTCAACAACTCTAACTGGTTATCACGTAAACGATAAGCACGACTATCACCTACCCAAGCAATATTATACTGATTGCCCGTAGTACTCATAGCGACAACCGTTGCCCCCATGCCTTTGGCTTTTGCATTTAGCCCAGCTTCAATAGTCACTGCCTGGTGTGCGGATTCAATTGCTGATGCCAGTGATTCACCCTCGTTATAGGAAGAGCGCAAACGCTTAACTACAATTTCACTGGCCACTTCACCACAGGCATGACCACCCATACCATCAGCAACAATCCACAAATGAGAATCAGCGCTACCAAAGATATTATCCTCGTTATGATCCCTCACCCGGCCAGGATGAGTTTTTGCATCAAACTGTATAAACGTCATAAATGATCTCAGTTAAACGCGCCTTTTACAGTCGCTGCTACCGATTTAAATTGCTGCGGCTTGAAGCGATCTTCGTCTTCAAGCGTACCGTAAAGAGAATCCAGCTGCTTTTCCAACTGGCCATCTTGCTTCAGTGCAATAGTGATACTTTCAATCGCTAAAAAGGCTTGCTCCGCTGTTGAGAAATCACGGTATTCACCAGCAGCTGCCTGCTTTAACAATCGCGCTCTGACCGACCTGGTTTGCTGAGCAGTATACTTAGTAGCGGTTAGCGGCTTTTCCAAAGCAGTAACTATTCCCGACAGGTCTGCCACTGCCTTTTTCAGTGCAGATTTATTCGTAACTGACGCGGCGTGCATGGCGACAATTGCTGCTTTTAGCTTCCCGCTTTGCTTTGGTAATACTTCATTTGTCAGCTCTAATAACATCAAAAAATTTGCATCGTTCAAGCGAATAACACCTGGTGGTATTCCCGCTTTAGCCGAGGTCGCTTGCCAGCGTATATCCGACATTGGGTGATGGCAGGCATGACAATCATAAAAGTACAGCTCGGGAACCAAATGATCATCACTGATTAAATATTTACCCATTAGATCCAAGCTGGATTTAGTTGTTTCAAGCTGACCGACAATCCACATACTGAAACCACTAAATTCACCCTTACGCTTCAGGTAATCTGCATCGATGAGGTAGTGCGAAGGCTGGTTGGCGGTAAAGGTTTCCAGTTCAAAGGTCAGGCGAGGATGTCCAGCGCCCATAATCTTGTGATTAGCTAATTTATCTTTGGTTCCATAGTGACAAGATAAGCACAACTTAGCTCGGGCAACCCCGTCTTCGGTAGCAAACATATTCTTATCCAGATTTTGTTGATGGGTCACCCCTTCTTCGGTGTGACTCTCTATCCACTGTTCACCGCCGCCATGGCAGGCTTCACAGCCGACCCCATCATTGATCTGAAATTTTGGACCTCGTTTATCTTTAGCGACATTATCCGCATGACAATCCAGGCAGATTTTAGCGGTATGAGCACTTTTCAACCCCAGATTTTTAGCAATACGCTTGGATTCATCCGATAACAAGGTCTGATAAGCACGCGCATGCCGGTCCTCAGTTGACCAGGTCCGGTACTCATTGAGCATAACATTTTCGTCTTTAACCGGTTTACTCTTGCCATGACAGACGCTACTGGCACAACTGGCTACACCCAAGTGTTTATCCGCATCATATTGAGGCAAAGCGGAGACCAGCGGGGAAACCAATAACGAGATCACCGCTGTGATAAATAATGGGCGTTTGATGGAGCTGCTAGCATTGAACACGGCGAATACCTATTATTTTAATCGTGTAAATTTTATTCATTGTTATGATCATTTACGCACCGTCTTCACAAGCCCATAAACAAAAACTGGCCTTTCAGTAAAGATTGAAAGACCAGAGCAAGTATAGGCAATAAATCAGCACCGCACAGTGAACAGGTTAAATAATTTGGCGCTATTTAGGCTGATTCTCCACTGTCCAGGGCTTACCGTCTTTACCCAAATAAAGCCGCTGCATTTCTTCTTTATTCAATGGTCTTGATCCGCGGCGGCCAAATACGGATATTTGCCCACCTGTCTCATCAACGCCACGGTCACGCTCTAATGGCCGCGATAAACTCAGCGCCGCCTTGCCGGTTTTGTATTGCGCGATTAATTGCGGTTTAGGCTCAGGACTAAAACCATAGAATTTAGGCTGACTCTCAGGAGAGGTCAGCTGTAATACCTTCAACCCCCCCTTACCATCTGCCACATACCCCATCAGCGAGGCGTTAGTTGTCGCTACTATCACATCACGGCTGTCCTCCAGAGCACCTCCGGCGTTAAACCGCTGGTACTCCTGCATCGCTGCAGGCTGGGTAATATCTACAATCACCACACCTTCGTCGCCGGCGGCAACATAAGCGTAAGTCCGTGCCAAATGCATTTTGTAAGCATTGTTGATCGCTATCGTATTATTGGGCAGCAGCTTCGGCGCGTTGACATTCGTGACATCAATGACTTTTAAACCGTCTGCATCAGTCACAAACAAATAACGGAACTGTAAAGCCGTTGCCCGGGCATCCTCCATGGCCACCACAAACACCGTTTTCGGCTCCAGCGGATTATCCATATCAATAATCGCTACCCCGGCATCGGTAGTGATATAGAGATAATGACCACCAATAGTCACGTGGCGCGCACCGCGTAAGACATTGCCTTCATTCCAGGTCAGGGCCCGCTCGATGAAGTTATTGCGCGGCTCACCATCCATGAATGTGTCAATATCAACCAGAATCAAACCTTCTTCTGCATCTATAATTACCGCGTAATTGTAGATCGGGTGGAAAGGTTGTTCCTGATTATCAATCCGCATTAAATCACCTTCATTTTGTGAAGGGCGAATCGGCTGATTAGACGGTAATGCAACACAGGTCGCATTCTTGGAGTCAATATGAGCATCGTGTCCCAGCGCACTGAAAGGTGCGGTGATAATCCGCTGCGAAATACCTTTATTGGCAATGCTGGCGACATCGTATACCTGCATCCCGTCTTCACCTTCCGCTACATAGAGATATTCACCACGCAGCTGCAAACAATTAGCCACACCTGCTGAGTGCTGATGCGCATTTTGCAGCGCCATTAAATTATCCAAATGCTGCTGATACCAATCAGGATAGGCATACTTGTGTAAATAACTGCCTATGACCGCTTGCGGCTCATCCCACTCAGTAACCTGTACTGCCGAGATCTCACCATCACCACCTAGCCAGGCGTTATAGCCAACGAAATTAATATAATTAGTACCGTGCATTAATAACTGCGCCATGATGGCATTGTTATCATCCGATTTTGATACGTGGCAATCTTCACAGGTTTTGGTTTCGGTTTTACGCACCGTATGCGGGAAATGCGGATTCATTGCCTGCGAGCTGAAACCACTGGATGCGATTGGCGGCTGTTGGATATAAATTTTCTCGCGATTGGAGTTAGTCGAAGACAATACCAACGCCGAGGTTGAACGTGTCGGTGCAATCTTGCCACCTTTAGCGGGGCCACGACGACCCAACATAAAGATTTGATCACGCGCCACCTGCGGATTATAGGTCGCAAAATTTCGACTTTCGCCGCCTTCATAGTGATGCCGCTCAGTTTTCCAGTTAGCTTCTATCGGCAAGTGACAACCGCCACAACTGGTAGTCCATGAAGTGTGGCAGGTATAACACTCCATATCATCATTGGAGTGCGCCAACTGATCGGCCGGTACATCCTTACCCCAATTTTGCTTGTCAGTATCCTTGCTCATTAATTTAGCTCGAGCGGCTTTCTCGTTGTACTCTTTATGGCCTGGAGTCACACTGTCTTTTACCAAACTCAGCTGCCATTCTTTTTCAGGGTCTAACGAAGCACGCTGGAATAATTTGTCACCAATCCACTCAAAGCGACGACGACCATCAGGGGTTCTCAGCAGCGATAAATCTGCACCACCTTCCAATGCCGCGGGCCTGAAGTAAACAAATTAGGATAGTCCTGGGAGGTACCATGACAATCTTTACAATCTATCTCTACCGCTAAAGCCACCTCACCATAGATGTGGCCGTTACCGTGGTTATCCTGACCAAAGTGACAATCGACACAATGCATGCCCACATCGACGTGAATCGATGACATATGGACGGCTTTTTTAAATTTATCAGGATCTTCATCAGCGACTTTCTCACCTTCAGCGTCTAACAAGTTACCTTTGCGGTCACGCTTGAAAATTGCGCGGAAGTTCCAGCCATGGCCGTGGTAATCGGCGAACTGGGTATCTTCCATTTCATCATTTTTATCCCAGACCGATTTAAGGAAATCTACACTAGCCCACTTACCTCGTGGCGCTGCACCTTCCGGGTTGCGATCCAATACATCTAACGTTTCTTCGTGCGATGGGTATTGCTGTTTCTCCGGCCACATCCGCGGCGCATCGGATTCATAATCCCACATGGTGTAACCCAGGAAGGTATTCATAAACATATTGGGCTGATGCATATGGCAAATCATGCACTGGCTGGTAGGAATTGCACGAGTAAACGTATGCTGTAAGGGGTGCCCTTTTTCGTCCTTGCTAATAGTTGGGTCAACCGTAATTGATTTACCGTCATGGCCATACTGGGCATAAGGACCCGAGTGACGCGGATCACGATCATTAGCATAAACCACGTGACAGGAAGCGCAGCCGGAGTTGCGATAATCACCAGGCTGGTCATTGGTGCCAATAAACCAGGTAAAAGGATCATTCAGCCGCGTTTTGGTGATGTTAATAATCGGCACCGAAATTCTACCGCCTGTTCCTTCACCACGATTTGACTGTTTGATATCAGGCCGACCAGGTTCTTCCAATCGCTGAATTTGCCCGAGATTACTAGGTAATCCGGTCTCAGGAAACAAGTTAGTAATGTTGCGACCGCCGCGCTCAAAAACACGGAAAATATCACCTGGCTTAGTCGTCTCCCAAGCGGGTAGAGGGTACAACGCTTCGATAATACCTTTATCCGCAGCTGCTTGTTTTAATTCATCGGGGATCACCGGCCCTTTAATCAACTGGCCTTCACCGTCACGATTATAAGACTCACCCAGAAAATAAT encodes:
- a CDS encoding LVIVD repeat-containing protein, yielding MEGGADLSLLRTPDGRRRFEWIGDKLFQRASLDPEKEWQLSLVKDSVTPGHKEYNEKAARAKLMSKDTDKQNWGKDVPADQLAHSNDDMECYTCHTSWTTSCGGCHLPIEANWKTERHHYEGGESRNFATYNPQVARDQIFMLGRRGPAKGGKIAPTRSTSALVLSSTNSNREKIYIQQPPIASSGFSSQAMNPHFPHTVRKTETKTCEDCHVSKSDDNNAIMAQLLMHGTNYINFVGYNAWLGGDGEISAVQVTEWDEPQAVIGSYLHKYAYPDWYQQHLDNLMALQNAHQHSAGVANCLQLRGEYLYVAEGEDGMQVYDVASIANKGISQRIITAPFSALGHDAHIDSKNATCVALPSNQPIRPSQNEGDLMRIDNQEQPFHPIYNYAVIIDAEEGLILVDIDTFMDGEPRNNFIERALTWNEGNVLRGARHVTIGGHYLYITTDAGVAIIDMDNPLEPKTVFVVAMEDARATALQFRYLFVTDADGLKVIDVTNVNAPKLLPNNTIAINNAYKMHLARTYAYVAAGDEGVVIVDITQPAAMQEYQRFNAGGALEDSRDVIVATTNASLMGYVADGKGGLKVLQLTSPESQPKFYGFSPEPKPQLIAQYKTGKAALSLSRPLERDRGVDETGGQISVFGRRGSRPLNKEEMQRLYLGKDGKPWTVENQPK
- a CDS encoding PP2C family serine/threonine-protein phosphatase, which translates into the protein MTFIQFDAKTHPGRVRDHNEDNIFGSADSHLWIVADGMGGHACGEVASEIVVKRLRSSYNEGESLASAIESAHQAVTIEAGLNAKAKGMGATVVAMSTTGNQYNIAWVGDSRAYRLRDNQLELLTRDHSYLEWLKDNGITVEEARKHPKRNVITQSIGVGEPNPDSIKGDARSGDRYLLCSDGLNDELTDEEICTLLRSPDNSETVTQRLINEALEKGGRDNISVIVVDIDPQSRKAASPLQGLQQSLSTEQAKKTWLPIVGGIVAAVVFALVLVLVR
- a CDS encoding FHA domain-containing protein, with product MTSSETSQASGIMLKSLGGDEPFEVNGEVIVGRGSASDLVIDQDRLSRKHARLSAGDGAVLVEDLGSTNGTYVNDTKVDGPVLAKNGDIIKFDSFAYEVSVIGGIDDTDATISGDVTSNEEVLEAKTQVFTPPKSWALDTNQSTEGTQVMSVDMMRKNTAADTGDEVVDDIDVDVPVLVCLGGDLKGKVFKFNTRDKLTKWEIGRADSCEIQIDDGSVSTNHAQLIHEGKRWKLIDLMSANGTYVNDNKGLTSYLSSGDKVRFGQVEFLFKLSSEENTGPMKKVVTDTDKEKSSGMPTWVLAIGAFVITAAILYFALA
- a CDS encoding cytochrome c family protein, coding for MFNASSSIKRPLFITAVISLLVSPLVSALPQYDADKHLGVASCASSVCHGKSKPVKDENVMLNEYRTWSTEDRHARAYQTLLSDESKRIAKNLGLKSAHTAKICLDCHADNVAKDKRGPKFQINDGVGCEACHGGGEQWIESHTEEGVTHQQNLDKNMFATEDGVARAKLCLSCHYGTKDKLANHKIMGAGHPRLTFELETFTANQPSHYLIDADYLKRKGEFSGFSMWIVGQLETTKSSLDLMGKYLISDDHLVPELYFYDCHACHHPMSDIRWQATSAKAGIPPGVIRLNDANFLMLLELTNEVLPKQSGKLKAAIVAMHAASVTNKSALKKAVADLSGIVTALEKPLTATKYTAQQTRSVRARLLKQAAAGEYRDFSTAEQAFLAIESITIALKQDGQLEKQLDSLYGTLEDEDRFKPQQFKSVAATVKGAFN